The window CGGCCACCAGAGTTTTTGCAGAGACACCATTCTCACCAAACACCACCCAGACACTCTGCAGAGAAAAAAATACATCATAAGCAAGTTACATCTACACTGCCTGCATTGCAAAGAGATTTACTATTTTGTGGAAGCAGAAAGAAATCACAGCATCATCACATCACATGTTATACCTGTGCATTGTCATCATCCTCACTGGAGAAGGGCAAAAGCTGCATGTAAATTGTTCTGAAAACATCAGGGTCTTCTTTTATCTCCTCCTCAATAACAGGGTCAAGAGGGTCTGTGTGGGTGAACTCGAAGTCCCACACTGCATCCACCCAGGCTAAAACATGTCAACAATATATGTACATTCTCGTTAATAATGCTCATAAATTCTGCACGCTTCACATTATGACAAAGACTGTGATTATGCGATATACATATATAGTGTGACTATATAACGTTAATGATATACCGAGAGTCACCCTGATTGTTTGTTCAATCTAATTATAAACACTTTGACAGTTTCAACGGCTAGTTAAAGTTTTCCTCTgctgtggtatatatatatatatatatatatatatatatatatatatatatatatatatatatatatatatatatatatatatataaaaatacaaaccaTAAACAGAAACCAAAACAATCCCCCGAAATCCCCGTCAGTTGCAACTCAACATATTGCGAGGTTTACTGGTTTACTACAACAATACACACAGTGGATCTCAAAAGTCATTTAACCATTTGTTTCTAGGACAtgctcttgaaaaaaaaattaaagcatacCTGTAGAAAgactgtttaattttaataactgCAGCGCACGTATCAACTCCATACTTCAAAATAACGCGCCAACAGCCGCTGTGAACTGGGCGACAGCAATCCCGGCATGCCTGGCGACATACGCAGgggagctcatgaatattaactaggttttaaaaaaagaaatctgttttatttgaacttttttgtAATAACAGTACAATAACGTGCATAAATAGCATGaatctataaaaatataatatgaaaacaaTTAGACAAAAGGCAAAAATAACGTCGAAAACGACGAGGGCGGGTGTTgacttattaatattcatgactcAAAGCAGTTCCGTTTCGCGCTCGGGAAATCCAGCGCATGCGCATCGCTTCGTTTCTATGACGCATTTACGCGCGTTTctcaaaacaaacacagaataaTGCCCCGATAGAGGAAACGCTTCAGACTGTTAATGTATCAAAACAaattaacaacttttttttaggACTACACAAGGAAGAATTCAAGTAAGCGACCAAACTAGGTGTATGATTCATTATTTAAATGTACTCTTTGTACAGGGgctgaatatataaatatcataGAATACATTGTGTATGTTATAACCAGTCTTTGGTTATAACCTGCTGTATAAGTTTTATATCTAACGTTACTGTctatatttctctctctgtctctctctctctgtttccatATGTATTGATAGTCAGTACGCACACCATTCATACAGACTAATAATAGCCCTGTATTAGAGAATCTTTCACGATCTGCTGTATCAGAAGCTTTCACTGTGTATTTGCTTGTGGACTTTTATTCACTCACAGGTGGCTTCAGTCCCCTGAGCTCTTTACTGTTCCCTGCTGATCACACCACAGAGCATGAATGAGTGTTTTGAGGCAAGGACGACCAAAATGGCAGGACAGGCTGAAGTCTGTGGAGCAGAGAGCCTCATCTTTTCAGTCTTCTCCTCTGAGCTGTCCATACAAGCCCCGTCTGTCCCAGCCATGGCAGCCCTCCTCCGTCTGGAGACTCTTCCCACGGCAGAACGCAGCCATCGCCTTCACTCAGCACATGAAACAGGTCTAGACAGAAGCTGCTGTATATCTGTTTAAATGAGGTATAACTGTGctatttttaaagtgtttggcTCGTAATATATCTTTAACAGGATGTGCATTTATTCTCACTGGAGAAGGAAGGCAGTGATGCTGGACAGAGGATTTTCCTAGTGACCAGTTACAGTGAACTTTGGCATTATTACAGGTACCTGCGACACATGATGATACCATATGTATAAATCAGTTTTAGGAAAGATACTGAAAGAAAGTAATCTGCTACAGATAAGGAATTTTATACAACTGTAATCGGTAGTCtcttttaattaaatgtacatgCACTTAGAGGCACTGCTGCATGTGAATGAGAGATCTTTTTCTCTTCAGCACTCACAGACAGTCTCTGATGCACTGCTATGAGGTCATTCTGGAAGGAGCCGTCTGCAAACTTTACTTTGACTTAGAGTTCGACAAAGCCTTCAACACACACCTGGACGGCAAGATGATGGTGTCAAAACTAATCCAGGTAAGTATACGCTActcttcaaatgtttggggtcaggaagattttttttttttttaagaaattatattgaattatattgaAGTGAACAAATATTccaacaaagacatttataatgttacacaagattttgatttcagattattttcagcatttttattcAAGATTTTCTGTTAAATATCAAGTTCaaaatatatatcattaaatatgtgtaattgtttccacaaaaaatattaagcggcacaactgctttcaacatttatgatttaatttttactgagcaccaaatcagcatattaggatgatttctgaagaatgacatgacactgaagattgaataaataattttttttttttactttaaattgtaataataattcacaatattattgtttacaGTGTCTTTtaaaccaaataaatgcagccttggtgagtttaaaataccttttttttttatataaaaaaaaaaacttactgaccccaaacttttgaatagtgtgTTATACAAAAAAAACACAGGTGAACACATCAAAAACAACTTTCTTTCATATACAAAAACAGTATGTGTGTGAGAAGCTAGAGGAGGTTTATGGTCTACGATGCTCTGCAAAAGATGTCCTTAATCTAGACTCCAGCACCTCTGAGAAGTTTAGTCGCCATCTTATCTTCATGCTTCCCAGTGTTGCATTCAAAGACAACTCTCATGTAGGTGAGTCATTGTCATTTCAGTAAGAGTGATAACATGGCGGTTGATGCAGATATATTTGTTGCAGTCTGTGATAGTGATGTGTATTTGTGCATGTTCACAGGACGATTTATTCACAGTATCCTGCATCCTGCTCTAAAAAGCCTTCAAAAATGGTGAGATGACAAATATTGGAAGCTGTGACCAAACTCAGAACTTAGAACTGAATCTGTTCCTCACAAActcatcttttatatttttacagtgttcTATATTTATACATCCTTCTGTTTCTGATATAATATCATCTTGGTTTGATTAAAGCAAACCAGAGGCAGCTTCAACAGAAGTTTGTCCAAGAGAGAACGGAGATGATGTGGATGGTTCTCAGGCCAAGAGAAGAAAGTATGAAGAGAAGGATCTTGACTTTCTTATAGTGAAGGGTAAAAATGGACAAGAACAACTTTTTGTTGACCTCGGTAAGAATTAATAAGTTGTTTTTTAGACTACAAAGTCTTGAAAAATTTACTGTTTCAATGACACAATTGACTTTGAAGGACTAgaaatttgctgtttattaaatgaataagACTACttattacataaaaattatattttaaaagttaagtGTGAACAGTATGTAATGTTTTCTGAcatttaattgcatgttatttacaattaaatgaaaatgctgtttttattcatttaaaataaatttttaagtgtacatttatataaaatgcaaatagGTGCGTGACTACTTTTCATAATGACTTCTATTATCTTTGAAAAATGGTTAAAGTACATTTAATATACCTTAATGTCATTTTATGTTatgtatttaaacatatttgtaatgttatttacCTTTGTAACGATGAACATGCAATTTaggacatttaaaatatatttacttaaaatttaattttgaataacACAATAGTTAAAATTATAACCAAGTACTTTATGTGTGCTTTAGTATATTACTCAACACATCAAAGTCAGTGCATTTCTGTAAATCAAGACAAAAATCATGgttttattaaaacatgatttaaaataaacattaaaatacaatttgaatttaattttacattattattatagtgtACTTATCTGTTTAAAAACATTGCCATGAAAGTGTACTCTCTTTAATTACACTTAATGACactttattaaaatgatattatcaaaatgtagtttatatatattctTTCCTCTTTTGAAGGAGTCTACACCAAGAACAGAAACTTCCGTCTCTATAAGTCCTCCAAACTGGGAAAGAATGCAGCCTTTTCTGTGGCAGAAGACAACCAGTTCGTCCCAAAGCCCTCGAAGCACACCACAAAAGAAGAATGCATCTTTTTAGCTTCCTTAATCACCAATATCAGGTTATTTGTATGCATCTTTACATCTTGGTGTAAACGTGTTGTCCACACTATGGTGGGGCCAGCTTTTTTGTGATTGTATCTTTGTTTTAGAATACCGAATTTTACACACACTAACAGACATATCTGTTTTGCATTAGTTTCACGGGACAGAGGATTTTGACTTCTGAGATGCCACAGAAGAGTACAGCAGGATCTCAGTGTTCAACCCTTCCGATAGAGTCACACAGATCTGGTAATGAGAAATACAAATGAACATCTCTAAGTGCTATCAGTGGATTCTAAGAATAGGATTTGTGAGCAAATTAACTCAATGTGGTTCACTTAAAATATGCAGTTACTGCATTTACCCCGCATGAATGTCTTGCTTTACTGTGCACAGCATTGTAAGTTAACTACAGGTAGACACTTTTCCCTTTGTCCTCTCCATATTCTGTAGATCTGTTGGGTGAACAGAAGCCGTCTCCTTTTAAAGAAGTGGATGAATTTGTGCTGACTCTTGTGTGCAAGGATGGCATTCAAGGAAGTAAGAGATGCTTTCATTGCACCTCAGTTTCTTTCACATGAAAGAAGCGTGTTTGTAATGTAACTCAAAGTACTTTTTCACAAAAGGAATAACTTCAGCTGAAAGCTTTGTTAACTGAATGTCACATTTAACCCAAACAGGCATCCGGCGATGGAACTACTTTGCATCTGAACAGCTGTtggtttatgatattgagaaatTCCGCTGGTGCCACAACGTTAATCGCTTTCACAAGAGCAATAACATCATGTGAGTCTGGACTGCTGTGATTTGCATTACTTCACATTGTCTGCTTGGCGGTCTGTGACAATTATGGATGCTCTTTATTCTTCTTTTTGACAGAATTGTGGTGGATCTCAAAGAAGAAGTGTGGTATCAAAAATGTCATGACCCTGAGTGCAGGACACAGAACTACAGATCCTCCAGTAAGCTCCACAGAAGAATACATTACATAGCACCACTTAA is drawn from Carassius gibelio isolate Cgi1373 ecotype wild population from Czech Republic chromosome B1, carGib1.2-hapl.c, whole genome shotgun sequence and contains these coding sequences:
- the primpol gene encoding DNA-directed primase/polymerase protein, with translation MSVLRQGRPKWQDRLKSVEQRASSFQSSPLSCPYKPRLSQPWQPSSVWRLFPRQNAAIAFTQHMKQDVHLFSLEKEGSDAGQRIFLVTSYSELWHYYSTHRQSLMHCYEVILEGAVCKLYFDLEFDKAFNTHLDGKMMVSKLIQYVCEKLEEVYGLRCSAKDVLNLDSSTSEKFSRHLIFMLPSVAFKDNSHVGRFIHSILHPALKSLQKCKPEAASTEVCPRENGDDVDGSQAKRRKYEEKDLDFLIVKGKNGQEQLFVDLGVYTKNRNFRLYKSSKLGKNAAFSVAEDNQFVPKPSKHTTKEECIFLASLITNISFTGQRILTSEMPQKSTAGSQCSTLPIESHRSDLLGEQKPSPFKEVDEFVLTLVCKDGIQGSIRRWNYFASEQLLVYDIEKFRWCHNVNRFHKSNNIIIVVDLKEEVWYQKCHDPECRTQNYRSSSFPLPQEVCMSQMLMEDEEDQAYLTDELGNIELSQSSVPRTDSPGSSSAPQAEDWGEWPDDPAYLEALQEVERATEEVPDELLLQAVTECE